A window of the Camelus dromedarius isolate mCamDro1 chromosome 5, mCamDro1.pat, whole genome shotgun sequence genome harbors these coding sequences:
- the FLRT2 gene encoding leucine-rich repeat transmembrane protein FLRT2 encodes MGLQTTQGPSWGAFFLKSWLLICLGLSSQVSRILACPSVCRCDRNFVYCNERSLTSVPLGIPEGVTVLYLHNNQINNAGFPAELHNVRSVHTVYLYGNQLDEFPMNLPKNVRVLHLQENNIQTISRAALAQLLKLEELHLDDNSISTVGVEDGAFREAVSLKLLFLSKNHLSSVPVGLPMDLQELRVDENRIAVISDMAFQNLTSLERLIVDGNLLTNKGIAEGTFSHLTKLKEFSIVRNSLSHPPPDLPGTHLIRLYLQDNQINHIPLTAFSNLRKLERLDISNNQLRVLTQGVFDNLSNLKQLTARNNPWFCDCSIKWVTEWLKHIPSSLNVRGFMCQGPEQVRGMAVRELNLNLLSCPTTTPGLPPFTLAPSSGFATTQPPTVPVPTPSRGSPPLTPTASKLPTVPDWDGRERATPPLSERIQLSIHFVNDTSIQVSWLSLFTVMAYKLTWVKMGHSLVGGIVQERIVSGEKQHLSLVNLEPRSTYRICLVPLDAFNYRAVEDTVCSEATTHASYLNNGSNTASSHEQATSHSMGSPFLLAGLIGGAVIFVLVVLLSVFCWHMHKKGRYTSQKWKYNRGRRKDDYCEAGTKKDNSILEMTETSFQIVSLNNDQLLKGDFRLQPIYTPNGGISYTDCHIPNNVRYCNSSVPDLEHCHT; translated from the coding sequence ATGGGCCTACAGACCACACAGGGGCCCAGCTGGGGGGCTTTTTTCCTGAAATCTTGGCTTCTCATTTGCCTGGGGCTCTCCTCCCAAGTGTCCAGAATCCTGGCCTGCCCTAGTGTGTGCCGCTGCGACAGGAACTTTGTCTACTGTAACGAGCGAAGCTTGACCTCAGTGCCTCTTGGGATCCCGGAGGGCGTCACCGTGCTCTACCTCCACAACAACCAAATTAATAATGCTGGATTTCCCGCAGAGCTGCACAACGTGCGATCCGTGCACACCGTCTACCTTTACGGCAACCAACTGGATGAATTCCCCATGAACCTCCCCAAGAATGTCCGAGTTCTCCATTTGCAGGAAAACAACATTCAGACCATATCGCGGGCGGCTCTCGCCCAGCTTTTGAAGCTGGAGGAGCTCCACCTGGATGACAACTCCATATCCACGGTGGGGGTGGAAGACGGGGCCTTCCGGGAGGCTGTCAGCCTCAAATTGCTGTTTCTGTCCAAGAATCATCTGAGCAGCGTGCCTGTCGGGCTTCCCATGGACCTGCAGGAGCTGAGGGTGGATGAGAATCGAATTGCGGTCATATCAGACATGGCCTTCCAGAACCTCACGAGTTTGGAGCGTCTGATCGTGGACGGAAACCTCCTGACCAACAAGGGCATTGCCGAGGGCACCTTCAGCCACCTCACCAAGCTCAAGGAGTTTTCCATCGTCCGGAATTCgctctcccaccctcctcctgacCTCCCAGGTACGCATCTGATCAGGCTCTATCTGCAGGACAACCAGATCAACCACATCCCTTTGACAGCCTTCTCGAACCTCCGGAAGCTGGAACGGCTGGATATATCCAACAACCAGCTGCGCGTGTTGACTCAAGGGGTCTTCGATAACCTCTCCAACCTGAAGCAGCTCACTGCCCGGAATAACCCTTGGTTTTGTGACTGCAGTATTAAGTGGGTCACGGAATGGCTCAAACACATCCCCTCCTCTCTCAACGTACGAGGTTTCATGTGCCAAGGCCCTGAACAAGTGCGGGGGATGGCTGTCCGGGAGTTGAATCTGAATCTTTTGTCGTGTCCCACCACGACCCCCGGCCTGCCTCCCTTCACCCTGGCCCCCAGTTCAGGTTTCGCCACCACTCAGCCTCCCACAGTCCCTGTCCCAACCCCTAGCAGGGGCTCTCCGCCTCTGACTCCCACAGCCTCGAAACTTCCCACGGTTCCCGACTGGGATGGCAGAGAAAGAGCGACCCCGCCTCTTTCTGAACGGATCCAACTCTCCATCCACTTTGTGAATGACACCTCCATTCAAGTCAGCTGGCTCTCTCTCTTTACTGTGATGGCGTACAAACTCACGTGGGTGAAAATGGGCCACAGCTTGGTAGGGGGCATCGTTCAGGAGCGCATCGTCAGTGGGGAGAAGCAGCATTTGAGCCTGGTGAATTTAGAGCCCAGATCCACGTATCGGATTTGCTTAGTGCCGCTGGACGCGTTTAACTACCGAGCGGTGGAAGACACCGTTTGTTCCGAGGCCACCACGCACGCCTCCTACTTGAACAACGGCAGCAACACGGCCTCCAGCCACGAGCAGGCGACTTCCCACAGCATGGGCTCCCCCTTCCTGCTGGCGGGCCTGATCGGGGGCGCGGTGATCTTTGTGCTCGTGGTCCTGCTCAGCGTCTTTTGCTGGCACATGCACAAAAAGGGGCGCTACACCTCCCAGAAGTGGAAATACAACCGCGGCCGGCGGAAAGATGACTATTGCGAGGCCGGCACCAAGAAGGACAATTCCATCCTGGAGATGACCGAAACCAGCTTTCAGATCGTCTCCTTAAATAACGATCAGCTCCTTAAAGGAGATTTCAGACTGCAACCCATTTACACCCCAAATGGGGGCATCAGTTACACCGACTGCCACATCCCCAACAACGTGCGATACTGCAACAGCAGCGTGCCGGACCTGGAGCACTGCCACACGTGA